One stretch of Rosistilla oblonga DNA includes these proteins:
- a CDS encoding M28 family peptidase, producing the protein MHLPRYATGLLAASLLLSPATLSIADDPHVAKSKPADGKPAATADVASPHHAAATADQEKLDPKEAAAKEAEWLTGTRQLTFSGRRSGEGYYSADGSQMVFQSEREPGNPFYQIYLLDLETGDLDRVSPGTGKTTCAWIHPDGKRVLFSSTQNDPAAKTKQDEEIAIRESGKQRRYSWDYDPQYELMAWNRETEEYTQLTDAEGYDAEASYSPDGKQIVFASNRIAYERELTPKEAKLFKLDPAAMMDLYIANADGSNVRRLTDTLGYDGGPFFSPDGKRICFRRFSENGATAEVMTIGIDGSDPQQLTNMKAMSWAPYYHPSGDYLIFTTNLHGFGNFELYLIDAAGKSEPVRVTYTDGFDGLPVFSPDGKQLSWSTNRTASGNTQIYTAAWNDARARKLLGLDASQTVDTQDAEELGRQAASQSHADFKPSDIMRHVDYLCRRELGGRLTGTPGEKAATAYVAAYLENLGVKPAGADGSFFQNFEFTAGVELGEGNSLTVGDESFKVGTDWQPLAFSKTGEFEPANIVFAGYGVVAPGSEEHPVQDAYVHLDVEDKWVMVFRHLPADISAEKRQHWSAYSSLRFKAMVARDRGARGLIVVSGPTSKVREQLVPLRFDGSLSGTSLGVISITDAMAAKIVKAAGEELAELQKELDSGEPAMGFDLGEAKLTAKIDVQKQQRVGRNVIGRLQVGDAPSDQAILIGAHIDHLGTGASGNSLARDDERNGVHVGADDNASGVAAMLEVAQYLTDLQRRGKLPAKRDILLAAWSGEELGLLGSDAFADKFYDLYPQVPAPEGHPPLSLYPALSACLNMDMVGRLREKLVLQGIGSSPVWNGEIERRNAPVGLALTLQSDTYLPTDASTFYMRGVPILSAFTGSHSEYHTPRDTPDTLNYEGAAQTARLMGLIARSLATADDAPEYTKHTAPQQQVRAQMRAYLGTIPDYAAGDVKGVMLSGASENGPAAKAGVRGGDLIIELAGRKIENIYDYTYAIEALKIGEEVPITVRRGDKEVKLKVTPGSRD; encoded by the coding sequence ATGCACCTCCCTCGCTACGCTACCGGTCTGCTTGCGGCCAGCCTGCTGCTGTCGCCAGCAACCCTGTCGATCGCCGATGATCCCCACGTCGCTAAATCCAAACCGGCCGACGGCAAACCAGCTGCCACGGCTGACGTCGCCTCGCCACATCACGCTGCGGCGACGGCGGACCAGGAAAAACTGGATCCCAAGGAAGCGGCCGCTAAAGAGGCAGAGTGGTTGACCGGCACGCGGCAACTGACCTTCAGCGGCCGTCGTTCGGGCGAGGGCTATTACAGCGCCGACGGCTCGCAAATGGTCTTTCAGAGCGAACGCGAACCGGGAAATCCGTTCTACCAAATCTATCTCTTAGACCTCGAGACGGGCGATCTCGATCGCGTCTCTCCCGGCACGGGCAAGACGACTTGCGCCTGGATCCATCCCGACGGGAAGCGCGTCCTGTTTTCATCGACTCAAAACGACCCCGCTGCCAAGACGAAACAAGACGAAGAGATCGCGATCCGCGAATCGGGGAAACAGCGACGCTACAGCTGGGATTACGATCCGCAATACGAGCTGATGGCGTGGAATCGCGAAACCGAAGAATACACACAATTGACCGACGCCGAGGGCTACGACGCCGAAGCCAGTTATTCGCCCGACGGCAAACAGATCGTCTTCGCCTCCAACCGCATCGCGTACGAGAGGGAACTGACGCCGAAAGAGGCCAAGCTGTTTAAGCTGGATCCGGCTGCGATGATGGACCTCTACATCGCCAATGCCGACGGATCGAACGTGCGTCGCTTAACCGACACTTTAGGATACGATGGCGGCCCGTTCTTCTCGCCCGATGGCAAGCGGATCTGTTTCCGGCGGTTCTCCGAAAACGGAGCCACTGCCGAAGTCATGACGATCGGGATCGATGGATCCGACCCGCAACAGCTGACCAACATGAAAGCGATGAGCTGGGCCCCGTACTACCATCCTTCGGGCGACTACCTGATCTTCACGACCAACCTGCATGGGTTTGGAAATTTCGAGCTCTACCTGATCGATGCGGCTGGTAAATCCGAACCGGTTCGCGTCACCTACACCGACGGATTTGATGGCCTGCCCGTCTTCTCGCCCGACGGCAAACAGCTCTCCTGGTCGACCAATCGCACCGCCAGCGGCAACACGCAGATCTACACCGCCGCCTGGAACGACGCGCGAGCTCGCAAGCTGCTGGGGCTCGACGCATCGCAGACCGTCGACACGCAAGATGCCGAGGAACTTGGCCGCCAAGCCGCCAGCCAATCGCACGCCGACTTCAAACCGTCGGACATCATGCGGCACGTCGATTACCTGTGCCGCCGCGAACTGGGCGGCCGTTTGACCGGCACGCCGGGCGAAAAAGCGGCCACCGCGTACGTCGCTGCCTATCTGGAAAACCTGGGCGTCAAGCCAGCGGGAGCCGACGGCAGCTTCTTCCAAAACTTTGAATTCACCGCCGGCGTCGAACTGGGCGAAGGCAATTCGCTGACCGTAGGTGACGAGTCGTTTAAAGTCGGAACCGATTGGCAACCACTGGCGTTTTCGAAAACCGGCGAATTCGAACCGGCCAACATCGTCTTCGCCGGTTACGGCGTCGTCGCTCCCGGTTCGGAGGAGCATCCCGTTCAGGACGCTTACGTCCACCTGGATGTCGAAGACAAATGGGTGATGGTCTTCCGCCATCTGCCCGCCGACATCTCCGCCGAAAAGCGACAGCACTGGTCGGCCTACAGCAGCCTGCGATTCAAGGCGATGGTCGCTCGCGATCGCGGCGCCCGCGGCTTGATCGTCGTCAGCGGCCCGACCAGCAAGGTCCGCGAACAATTGGTGCCGTTGCGTTTCGATGGCTCGCTGTCGGGAACCAGCCTGGGCGTGATCAGCATCACCGATGCGATGGCGGCGAAGATCGTCAAAGCTGCCGGCGAGGAGCTGGCGGAACTTCAAAAGGAACTCGATTCGGGTGAGCCCGCGATGGGATTCGATCTCGGCGAAGCGAAGTTGACAGCCAAGATCGACGTTCAAAAGCAACAGCGAGTCGGCCGCAACGTGATCGGTCGCTTGCAAGTTGGCGACGCGCCCAGCGACCAAGCGATCTTGATCGGTGCCCACATCGATCACCTGGGAACCGGCGCCTCGGGAAACAGCCTCGCTCGCGACGATGAACGCAACGGAGTTCATGTCGGTGCCGACGACAATGCCAGCGGCGTCGCGGCGATGTTGGAAGTCGCTCAATATCTGACCGATCTACAACGTCGAGGCAAGCTGCCCGCCAAGCGAGACATCTTGTTAGCCGCGTGGTCGGGTGAAGAGCTGGGACTGCTGGGTTCCGACGCCTTCGCCGACAAGTTCTACGATCTCTATCCGCAAGTCCCCGCCCCCGAAGGTCATCCGCCGCTCTCCTTGTATCCCGCGTTGTCTGCCTGCCTGAACATGGACATGGTCGGCCGCCTGCGTGAGAAACTGGTCCTGCAAGGGATCGGTTCCTCGCCCGTGTGGAACGGCGAAATCGAGCGTCGCAACGCTCCGGTCGGTCTCGCGTTGACCTTGCAATCGGATACCTACCTGCCAACCGATGCGAGCACCTTCTATATGCGTGGCGTTCCGATCCTGTCGGCGTTCACCGGGTCGCACAGCGAATATCACACGCCGCGCGATACGCCCGACACCTTGAATTACGAAGGGGCAGCGCAAACGGCGCGGCTGATGGGGCTGATCGCTCGTTCGCTGGCGACCGCCGACGACGCTCCCGAATACACCAAGCACACCGCGCCGCAACAACAGGTCCGGGCGCAGATGCGTGCCTATTTGGGAACGATCCCCGATTACGCCGCCGGCGATGTCAAAGGGGTGATGCTGAGTGGCGCTTCGGAGAATGGACCGGCAGCCAAAGCGGGAGTCCGCGGCGGCGACCTGATCATCGAACTGGCCGGACGTAAAATCGAGAACATCTACGATTACACGTACGCCATCGAAGCGCTCAAGATCGGCGAAGAGGTGCCGATTACGGTGCGACGCGGCGACAAAGAGGTGAAGCTGAAAGTGACTCCCGGATCGCGCGATTGA
- a CDS encoding YceH family protein, translated as MDVDQESAAPKWKPLGTTERRVLGVLIEKAKTTPDNYPITLASLTAGCNQKSNRAPQMQLNDDDVDLSLDRLRSVGVAVEVQGSGRVPKYRHTAYDWFDVKGPEIAVLTELLLRGEQTAGELRTRASRMEPFQDLAALQPVLQMLLDKNLIVALTPPGRGQLFTHNLYPDADLAHLRKKITGDSSSPSPQPVAVASQPATPAPAAAAVAPANDELQSMRDEIARLSEEVAQLKQRLDILES; from the coding sequence ATGGACGTGGATCAAGAATCGGCCGCTCCGAAATGGAAGCCGCTGGGGACGACCGAACGCCGTGTTTTGGGCGTGTTGATCGAAAAGGCGAAGACGACTCCCGATAACTATCCGATCACGCTCGCCTCGTTGACCGCCGGCTGCAATCAGAAGAGCAATCGCGCACCGCAGATGCAGCTGAACGACGACGATGTCGATCTGTCGTTGGATCGTTTGCGAAGCGTTGGTGTCGCGGTCGAAGTCCAAGGGAGCGGCCGCGTCCCAAAATATCGCCACACGGCCTACGACTGGTTCGATGTCAAAGGACCCGAGATCGCGGTCCTGACCGAATTGCTGCTCCGCGGCGAACAGACCGCCGGCGAATTGCGGACGCGAGCCTCGCGGATGGAACCGTTTCAAGATCTCGCGGCGCTGCAACCGGTTCTGCAGATGTTGCTAGACAAGAACTTAATCGTCGCGCTCACGCCGCCAGGCCGCGGTCAGTTGTTCACTCACAACCTCTACCCCGACGCCGATCTGGCCCACCTGAGAAAGAAGATCACCGGAGACAGTAGTTCGCCGTCGCCCCAGCCGGTTGCTGTCGCCTCGCAACCCGCGACGCCAGCTCCTGCTGCGGCTGCCGTCGCTCCGGCGAACGACGAATTGCAATCGATGCGCGACGAGATCGCTCGGCTGTCCGAAGAGGTCGCTCAGTTGAAGCAGCGACTCGATATCCTCGAATCGTAG
- a CDS encoding TadE/TadG family type IV pilus assembly protein has translation MIQQSPIQRPRAKSRRGTAIVEFAVCLPLLALLVFGTIEAASRIFLKQTLSISAYEAARQAIRVGSTTENSKASGDSILTARKVKGSQIVFSPADITNASRGELISVSVSAPTRDNSQVLGKFIADKTITATVVMVKE, from the coding sequence ATGATCCAACAGTCCCCCATTCAACGACCTCGCGCGAAGTCGCGTCGCGGCACCGCGATCGTCGAATTTGCCGTCTGCCTGCCGCTGCTTGCGCTGCTGGTCTTCGGCACGATCGAAGCCGCCAGCCGGATCTTCCTGAAGCAAACGCTCAGCATCTCGGCTTATGAAGCGGCTCGGCAAGCGATCCGTGTCGGATCGACCACCGAAAATTCAAAAGCCAGTGGCGATTCGATCCTGACGGCTCGCAAGGTCAAGGGATCCCAGATCGTCTTTTCGCCAGCCGACATCACCAACGCCAGTCGCGGCGAATTGATCTCCGTCTCGGTCTCCGCGCCGACCCGAGACAACAGCCAGGTACTCGGCAAGTTCATCGCCGACAAAACGATCACAGCAACCGTCGTGATGGTGAAAGAGTGA
- a CDS encoding vWA domain-containing protein, with the protein MTQQTTQSARRRQTPAQRRRGAMMIFVAVLMIAFLATVVFSIDLAHMHLTRTQLRSATDAAAKAAAQELSATQDRGAARRQAKAIAGQNLVAGKPLLLNNADIKFGRSIADPQSGKFVFDTAGTPINSIQIHGDRSKGSASGSVKLLFGGIFGVEDFQPEQEATATFLERDVVLVVDRSGSMFGQKANDLKNAINIFVNTLSGTPVDEVVGLASYSNTATADVALTTSLGQITTAMNSMRFSGTTSISAGMSAGGAILSGGRNTDFVERTMIVMTDGIHNAGRDPQIDAQILANQGVFIHTITFGAGADIARMKRIATTGRGKHFHAANGAQLIEIYREIALTLSTLITK; encoded by the coding sequence ATGACTCAACAGACAACTCAATCGGCTCGCCGACGCCAGACACCAGCCCAGCGGCGACGCGGTGCGATGATGATATTTGTCGCGGTGCTAATGATCGCTTTTCTAGCGACGGTTGTATTTTCGATCGACCTCGCTCACATGCATCTGACGCGTACGCAATTGCGTTCGGCGACCGATGCCGCAGCCAAAGCCGCCGCTCAAGAGCTGTCGGCGACTCAAGACCGCGGCGCAGCGCGGCGTCAAGCGAAAGCGATCGCCGGGCAAAACCTGGTTGCCGGCAAACCGCTGCTGCTGAACAACGCCGACATCAAATTCGGACGGTCCATCGCCGATCCGCAAAGCGGCAAGTTCGTGTTCGATACCGCGGGCACTCCGATCAACAGCATTCAGATCCACGGCGACCGCTCCAAAGGCTCCGCCTCGGGAAGCGTCAAGCTGCTGTTTGGTGGGATCTTCGGCGTCGAAGATTTCCAACCCGAACAGGAAGCGACGGCAACATTCCTGGAACGCGATGTCGTGCTGGTCGTCGACCGCAGCGGTTCGATGTTTGGCCAGAAAGCAAACGACCTTAAAAACGCGATCAACATCTTCGTCAACACGCTCTCGGGAACTCCGGTCGACGAAGTCGTCGGACTCGCCTCCTACTCCAACACCGCCACCGCCGACGTGGCGTTGACGACGTCGCTTGGACAGATCACCACCGCGATGAATTCGATGCGGTTCTCTGGAACAACAAGCATTTCGGCGGGGATGAGCGCCGGTGGTGCAATCCTCAGCGGAGGCCGCAACACCGATTTCGTCGAACGAACGATGATCGTGATGACCGACGGCATCCACAACGCCGGCCGCGATCCGCAGATCGACGCGCAGATCCTCGCCAACCAAGGTGTCTTTATCCATACGATCACGTTTGGTGCGGGAGCTGACATCGCGCGGATGAAGCGGATCGCAACAACCGGCCGCGGCAAACACTTCCACGCCGCCAACGGTGCCCAATTAATCGAGATCTATCGCGAAATCGCGCTCACCCTCAGCACCTTGATCACGAAATAG
- a CDS encoding TadE/TadG family type IV pilus assembly protein, which yields MNNNQPHRRQPIVFRSPRSRRGAVAVEFALTAGIAIAFFFASFEFCRVAMIRHTVDNAVYEAARTGIVPGATSNEVRTKANEILATIGITNANVKVTPANISSAATNLTVDITVPIEKNAFGASLFFKGKSVQRALTMARETAQ from the coding sequence ATGAACAACAACCAACCCCACCGACGCCAACCGATCGTTTTCCGCAGCCCACGCTCGCGGCGCGGTGCGGTAGCGGTTGAATTCGCATTGACCGCGGGGATCGCGATCGCGTTCTTCTTCGCATCGTTCGAATTCTGCCGCGTCGCGATGATTCGGCACACGGTCGACAACGCGGTCTACGAAGCCGCGCGAACCGGGATCGTTCCCGGCGCGACCAGCAACGAAGTCCGAACCAAAGCCAACGAGATCCTGGCGACGATCGGAATCACCAACGCGAACGTCAAGGTAACGCCGGCCAACATCAGCAGCGCCGCGACGAACCTGACCGTCGACATCACCGTGCCGATCGAAAAGAACGCGTTTGGCGCGTCGCTGTTTTTCAAGGGCAAAAGCGTCCAACGCGCTCTGACGATGGCCCGCGAAACCGCTCAATAA
- a CDS encoding DUF6690 family protein produces MIQRPPILLLLAGGLVGGPYVATETELGQSLQAKLTQVTASGGDAQTAGWTSPSADGLDSHYSTEALWARGDKHPHRDLDWLSHPSQALAGGPFQDFRDVLRFDATPAWVTAQFSRVTTVLADRQLEGLRVPVVTGAKPDDLAGTITYYFTPQHRLQRISFNGFTGDPTRLVSLMLAHYHLSPDHSLGSGGYSYGWNGTPSSLMKITPTPVIYSESPNSRFTVFLELNQPNGPYGLSHAATDILSVSRTSQTPQRTSY; encoded by the coding sequence ATGATTCAACGTCCTCCGATCTTGTTGCTGTTAGCCGGAGGTCTGGTTGGTGGGCCCTACGTCGCCACCGAAACCGAACTCGGCCAATCGTTGCAAGCCAAACTGACTCAGGTCACCGCTAGCGGAGGCGATGCGCAAACCGCCGGTTGGACCTCGCCATCGGCCGACGGCTTGGATTCGCACTACAGCACCGAAGCCCTCTGGGCGCGGGGCGACAAACACCCACATCGCGATCTCGATTGGTTGAGCCACCCCAGCCAAGCGCTCGCCGGCGGCCCGTTCCAAGACTTCCGCGACGTCTTGCGTTTTGATGCCACGCCCGCTTGGGTGACGGCTCAATTTTCGCGAGTCACGACCGTCCTGGCCGATCGCCAACTCGAAGGGCTCCGCGTCCCCGTCGTCACCGGCGCCAAACCGGACGACCTGGCGGGCACGATCACCTACTACTTCACCCCCCAGCATCGGCTGCAACGGATCAGCTTCAACGGCTTCACCGGCGATCCGACGCGGCTGGTTTCGCTGATGTTGGCCCATTACCACCTCTCCCCCGATCACTCGCTCGGCTCCGGTGGTTATTCGTACGGCTGGAATGGCACCCCGTCGAGCCTGATGAAGATCACGCCCACTCCGGTGATCTATTCCGAGAGCCCCAACTCGCGATTTACTGTCTTTTTGGAACTGAACCAGCCGAATGGGCCTTACGGACTCAGCCACGCTGCGACCGACATTCTCTCCGTATCGCGGACCAGCCAGACGCCGCAACGAACTTCTTATTAG
- a CDS encoding ABC transporter permease codes for MKKILGILGLLVFICVVTALMSDRFLTQFNIENLIRRSALFGIISVGAAFVIITGGIDLSIGSVVCMIGCLLPWMLVQQEFSVPLALLVSLGISLAVGLSHGLLITKVRLQPFVVTLCGLLVYRGITRGIVQDQTQGFKSGYQSLRALAQGQMPLPGTDFGIPYPCLILAVVAALAILFLNYTIYGRYMLALGRNETAARYSGINTDRMIILAYMICALLSGLGGMLFVLDVGSAQPVDFGNFYELYAIAAAVLGGCSLRGGEGTIIGVVIGAAVMQVLKNSITLIDAIPTNIEFAVIGIVILGGVIADEYVKRFAAARRARLQAELAQQAE; via the coding sequence TCGCTTTTTGACGCAGTTTAACATCGAGAATTTGATCCGCCGCAGCGCGCTGTTTGGGATCATTTCGGTGGGGGCGGCGTTTGTGATCATCACCGGTGGGATCGATCTATCGATCGGATCGGTCGTCTGCATGATCGGTTGTCTTTTGCCCTGGATGTTAGTCCAGCAAGAGTTCTCGGTGCCGCTGGCCTTACTGGTCTCGTTGGGGATTTCGCTGGCGGTCGGACTCAGCCATGGCCTGCTGATCACCAAGGTCCGCTTGCAACCATTTGTGGTCACGCTGTGCGGGCTGTTGGTCTATCGCGGAATCACGCGCGGGATCGTGCAAGATCAGACGCAGGGATTCAAGAGCGGATACCAATCGCTGCGAGCTCTGGCTCAAGGTCAGATGCCGTTGCCCGGGACCGACTTTGGAATCCCTTATCCCTGTCTGATTCTGGCCGTTGTGGCCGCGTTGGCGATCCTGTTTTTGAACTACACGATTTACGGACGCTACATGCTGGCTTTGGGCCGCAATGAAACTGCGGCTCGGTACAGCGGGATCAACACCGATCGGATGATAATCCTGGCTTACATGATCTGTGCGCTGTTGAGCGGGCTGGGGGGGATGCTGTTTGTGCTTGATGTCGGCAGCGCCCAGCCAGTCGACTTTGGCAACTTCTACGAACTCTACGCGATCGCCGCGGCGGTCTTGGGCGGCTGCAGCTTGCGTGGCGGCGAGGGGACGATCATCGGTGTTGTGATCGGAGCCGCGGTGATGCAGGTGCTGAAGAATTCGATCACGTTGATCGATGCGATCCCCACCAACATCGAATTTGCGGTGATTGGGATCGTGATTCTCGGCGGAGTGATCGCCGACGAATATGTCAAACGCTTCGCCGCCGCGCGGCGAGCACGCCTGCAAGCCGAACTGGCTCAACAGGCGGAGTGA